One genomic region from Gemmatimonadaceae bacterium encodes:
- a CDS encoding transposase, producing MRSRAFDAWAADRRIVLAFIQPGRPRQNAHLESFNGRVRDECLNQHSFLSLADARFHIERYRRFYNDDRPHEACTA from the coding sequence TTGCGGAGTCGCGCATTCGATGCGTGGGCCGCCGATCGGCGCATCGTGCTTGCGTTCATCCAGCCCGGGAGGCCACGCCAGAACGCGCACCTCGAATCGTTCAACGGCCGCGTTCGGGACGAATGCCTCAACCAGCACTCCTTCCTGTCGTTGGCGGACGCCCGCTTCCACATCGAGCGATACCGCCGCTTCTACAACGATGACCGACCCCACGAAGCTTGCACCGCTTAA
- a CDS encoding ATP-binding protein, producing MSPAAPLPLDTLAQQLTALGMEHAASALPELIEAAAREHLDPSAFLGRVLTRQLERKDERRIATMLTLSGLPSGKTLETFDWGFQPKADRRQLDALATCSFVRERQNVLFLGPPGVGKSHLACGLGVKAIKNGFSVMHIVLDDLLHALKADAAIPPTRLKSKRYLNSALLLIDEVGFRPLDRIEANLFFRLVSARYERASIVVTTNKHVRDWPDVFAGDEILTTAILDRLLHHVHIVHIDGRSYRLRELDKLLTPPPAAAPPPTPAGGDTPKRSSKPGA from the coding sequence ATGAGCCCCGCCGCCCCGCTGCCGCTCGATACCCTGGCCCAGCAGCTCACCGCGTTAGGCATGGAGCACGCCGCGAGTGCCTTGCCCGAACTCATCGAGGCCGCCGCGCGCGAGCACCTCGACCCGAGTGCCTTCCTCGGCCGCGTCCTCACGCGCCAGCTCGAGCGCAAGGACGAACGCCGGATCGCGACCATGCTCACGCTCTCGGGCCTGCCCAGCGGCAAGACGCTCGAAACGTTCGACTGGGGCTTCCAGCCCAAGGCCGACCGCCGGCAGCTCGACGCGCTCGCCACGTGCAGCTTCGTGCGCGAGCGCCAGAACGTGCTCTTCCTCGGCCCGCCAGGAGTCGGCAAGAGTCACCTCGCGTGCGGGTTAGGCGTCAAGGCGATCAAGAACGGCTTCTCGGTGATGCACATCGTCCTCGATGACCTGCTGCACGCCCTCAAGGCGGACGCGGCAATCCCGCCGACGCGCCTCAAGTCCAAGCGCTACCTCAACAGCGCGTTGTTGCTCATCGACGAAGTCGGCTTCCGACCGTTGGACCGGATCGAGGCCAACCTGTTCTTTCGTCTGGTCTCGGCGCGCTACGAACGGGCGAGCATCGTCGTGACCACGAACAAGCACGTGCGCGACTGGCCGGACGTCTTCGCCGGCGACGAGATCCTCACGACGGCGATTCTCGACCGCCTGCTGCACCACGTGCACATCGTCCACATCGACGGGCGCAGCTACCGGCTCCGGGAGCTCGACAAGCTCCTCACGCCGCCGCCCGCCGCTGCTCCACCCCCCACCCCAGCAGGAGGTGACACGCCCAAGAGATCAAGCAAACCCGGTGCGTAA
- a CDS encoding IS21 family transposase, with translation MTVLRQEQVQMMDELIREERVSGRGAAALLHVTEGALRYRRKRLASGARDRRADQATAVDGFESAVAAALETLAPTVPEGRPVCGRLVFETLVRDHGYAGSYPALIRYLRRLRGRPPVRAVRRVELPPGMQAQHDWLEERVDLAGSAVRLFGLLGTLAHSRGSALWLGLRMTQVAWQAGHAALFQSYGGVPRVVRIDNLKTAVAAGGGPSAVCTPAFQAFATACGFTIDPCRVRTPTDKGKVERRVRVVHTALAPLFRQSWTDLAPLQAAVTGRLAEVEARLRCPATGTTIAEARRAEQRTLLPLPVVGEPFDLIVARRVQRDALVAFEGRQYSVPFAWVGRDVEVLGTARHVVVRAAGAEVARHPRHTAARLVLEPAHYDGASTADVLAPPPLGRRGRWQADAGARLPAPTAVARPLDAYVALIDGARA, from the coding sequence ATGACCGTCTTGCGTCAGGAGCAGGTGCAGATGATGGACGAATTGATTCGGGAGGAGCGCGTGTCCGGCCGCGGGGCCGCCGCGCTTTTGCACGTGACGGAGGGGGCCTTGCGCTACCGCCGGAAGCGGCTGGCCAGCGGGGCCCGGGACCGGCGGGCCGACCAGGCGACGGCGGTCGATGGATTCGAGTCGGCCGTGGCGGCCGCACTGGAGACGCTGGCCCCGACGGTGCCAGAGGGCCGCCCCGTCTGCGGGCGGTTGGTGTTCGAGACACTGGTGCGCGACCACGGATATGCCGGGAGCTACCCGGCGCTGATCCGCTACCTCCGGCGCCTGCGGGGCCGCCCGCCCGTGCGGGCCGTGCGCCGGGTCGAGTTGCCGCCCGGGATGCAGGCGCAGCACGACTGGCTGGAGGAGCGGGTCGACCTCGCGGGGAGTGCGGTCCGCCTCTTCGGATTGTTAGGCACGCTGGCGCATTCGCGGGGCTCGGCGCTGTGGCTCGGCCTGCGGATGACGCAGGTGGCCTGGCAGGCGGGGCATGCCGCACTCTTCCAGAGCTACGGCGGCGTCCCGCGCGTGGTGCGGATCGACAATCTGAAAACCGCGGTGGCCGCGGGCGGCGGTCCGTCGGCGGTGTGCACGCCGGCCTTCCAGGCGTTCGCGACGGCCTGCGGCTTCACCATCGATCCGTGCCGCGTCCGGACGCCGACGGACAAGGGGAAGGTGGAGCGCCGGGTGCGCGTGGTGCACACCGCGCTCGCGCCGCTCTTCCGGCAGTCGTGGACCGACCTCGCCCCGTTGCAGGCGGCGGTCACGGGCCGTCTGGCCGAGGTGGAGGCGCGGCTCCGCTGTCCGGCGACCGGGACCACCATCGCCGAGGCGCGGCGCGCCGAGCAGCGGACCCTGTTGCCGCTGCCGGTCGTGGGCGAGCCCTTCGACCTGATCGTCGCGCGGCGCGTACAGCGCGATGCGCTCGTGGCGTTCGAGGGCCGCCAGTACTCCGTCCCGTTCGCGTGGGTGGGACGCGACGTCGAGGTGCTCGGCACGGCGCGCCATGTCGTCGTGCGGGCGGCCGGGGCCGAGGTGGCCCGGCATCCCCGCCACACCGCCGCGCGGCTCGTCCTCGAGCCCGCGCACTACGACGGGGCGTCGACGGCCGACGTGCTCGCCCCGCCCCCGCTCGGGCGGCGCGGCCGCTGGCAGGCCGACGCCGGGGCCCGCCTCCCGGCCCCGACGGCGGTCGCCCGGCCCCTCGACGCGTATGTGGCCCTCATCGACGGAGCGCGCGCATGA